One window of Gloeothece citriformis PCC 7424 genomic DNA carries:
- a CDS encoding alpha/beta hydrolase, with translation MLYRSWPQTVFFFVYTPISLSLRVESLAEFAKTGDVDPDLRFYFNITGTSAQEQEAFRRALLEQAQVDPVLLSRLFNTDIGEAILETFGEIIQIQRDGNGKYALRGALITAAFEPEGLSLLNFLQELPVNIQIDISQALALSSAVSAVVDATTLITADIARLSLQEVQRNPPDFSQLPDLRLRGGYGVQEREVWNLYDQNRNRKLYALVYKPERYPPGKIPVVIFSHGLASRPEDFAEQARHLASYGYVVVLPNHPGSDINQVRGLIEGFNRDIFVLNEFIDRPLDISFMIDVLESRNQEQFEGRLNLKSVGVAGHSFGGYGALAVAGATLNFDYLEKECSQQFRYLNVSLLLQCRALELPRKEYNFRDERVGAVFVANPVNSAIFGPEGLAKINLPVFLGAGTYDPATPVIFEQARSFPWFTVPNKYLLIIEGQAHVDFSQLDAGLTEIIDSVENLTLPSPYLINSYANAMMTAFFQTYTANNPDYLIYLQPSYAVYLSQGEPFKSYLITSESSDELAQILAQFRDRNPLFR, from the coding sequence GTGCTATACCGGTCATGGCCGCAAACAGTATTTTTTTTTGTTTATACTCCTATTAGTTTATCCCTGCGAGTAGAGTCTTTAGCAGAGTTTGCGAAAACCGGAGACGTTGATCCAGATCTAAGATTTTACTTTAATATAACTGGCACATCAGCCCAAGAGCAAGAAGCGTTTCGTCGGGCATTATTAGAACAAGCTCAGGTAGACCCAGTGCTGTTATCTCGCTTATTTAATACTGACATTGGAGAAGCGATTTTAGAGACGTTTGGGGAGATTATTCAGATACAAAGAGATGGAAATGGAAAGTATGCTCTCCGGGGAGCTTTAATTACCGCAGCATTTGAACCCGAAGGGCTATCCTTGCTCAATTTTTTACAAGAGCTTCCCGTTAATATTCAGATTGATATTTCTCAGGCTTTGGCTTTATCGAGTGCAGTTTCGGCGGTTGTGGATGCCACTACACTGATCACCGCAGACATTGCTAGACTTTCTTTACAGGAGGTTCAAAGGAATCCCCCTGATTTTTCACAATTGCCGGATCTTCGTCTTCGAGGAGGTTATGGAGTTCAAGAAAGGGAAGTTTGGAATTTATACGATCAAAATCGTAACCGTAAATTGTATGCTCTGGTGTATAAACCCGAACGCTATCCCCCCGGTAAAATCCCAGTGGTGATCTTTTCTCACGGGTTAGCCTCAAGACCGGAAGATTTTGCCGAACAAGCTAGACATTTAGCCTCTTACGGTTATGTGGTGGTTCTTCCCAATCATCCAGGGAGTGATATAAATCAGGTGAGAGGGTTAATTGAGGGTTTTAATCGAGATATATTTGTTCTTAATGAGTTTATCGATCGCCCCTTAGATATTAGCTTTATGATTGATGTTCTAGAAAGTCGTAATCAAGAGCAATTTGAGGGCAGACTTAATTTAAAATCTGTGGGGGTTGCCGGTCATTCTTTTGGGGGTTATGGAGCTTTGGCGGTGGCGGGTGCTACCCTTAATTTTGATTATTTAGAAAAAGAATGCTCTCAACAATTTCGCTATTTAAATGTTTCTTTATTGCTTCAATGTCGCGCTCTAGAATTGCCTAGGAAGGAGTACAATTTCCGAGATGAACGAGTCGGGGCGGTTTTTGTGGCTAATCCGGTCAATAGTGCAATTTTTGGCCCCGAAGGGTTAGCTAAAATCAATCTTCCCGTGTTTCTGGGGGCAGGAACTTATGATCCGGCTACTCCCGTCATTTTTGAACAAGCTCGTTCTTTTCCTTGGTTTACTGTTCCGAATAAGTATCTTCTGATTATTGAAGGTCAGGCGCACGTCGACTTTTCTCAATTAGATGCTGGACTGACTGAGATCATTGATTCTGTAGAAAATTTAACCTTACCTTCTCCTTATTTAATTAATAGTTATGCTAACGCCATGATGACTGCTTTCTTTCAAACTTATACCGCTAATAATCCTGATTATTTAATTTATCTTCAGCCTTCTTATGCAGTGTATTTAAGTCAAGGAGAGCCTTTTAAAAGTTATTTGATTACTTCGGAATCATCCGACGAATTAGCCCAGATCTTAGCTCAATTTAGAGACAGAAATCCATTATTTAGATGA
- a CDS encoding alpha/beta hydrolase — protein sequence MSRIFLSLGIKRFTSLSVGVLSLILTPISVAAAERIYFSVNTLRLSLGIEALELFAADGTINKELEFYLQGISDEDRARFRTALLRAYQINPVQLSRFFRTPTGEAILKNIGELIQIQGGQNGQYAIRGALIQAASEPEGLTILGFLQKFPTNIQLDTNKILLAVRWIENLVQANQIMVQELDKLSEKEALKEQILDYSTLPDIRKPGQWGYQQQRLTLQDPRRQREFYVDLYYPQHWPETKIPIVIFSHGLASRPDDYDSLAKHLASYGYLVALPQHPGSDFSQVQAMLQGYSSDLFKLSEFIDRPKDISFVLDELERLNQSLFGGRLNLERVGAIGHSFGGYAVFALAGGQIDFESLQRECDRTIWSPNLSLLIQCRALDLPRQVYELRDPRIKAVVAVNPFNSGIFGAKGLSQISIPVFIIAGSQDPAAPLVLEQGQAFIWLMTPQKYLGLVKGQAHINFSKLDAGTQSLIKSFIDLTIADQRLIDKYDNAMILSFFEIYLHDNLEYRSYLQSSYADYISQKPFELYLINASSSADLESIFKQFDLDF from the coding sequence ATGAGTAGGATCTTTTTAAGTTTAGGGATTAAACGGTTCACCTCTCTTTCTGTCGGAGTGTTGAGCTTGATTTTAACTCCTATTTCTGTCGCGGCAGCCGAGCGGATTTATTTTTCGGTGAATACTCTACGGTTATCTTTAGGGATTGAAGCCTTAGAGTTGTTTGCTGCTGATGGCACGATTAATAAAGAATTAGAGTTTTATCTTCAAGGAATTAGTGATGAAGACCGGGCTAGATTTCGGACGGCTCTATTAAGAGCCTATCAAATTAATCCAGTTCAATTATCCCGTTTTTTTCGCACTCCCACTGGTGAAGCTATTCTGAAAAATATCGGGGAACTGATTCAAATTCAAGGGGGACAAAATGGTCAATATGCTATTCGAGGCGCTTTAATTCAGGCAGCCAGTGAGCCTGAAGGGTTGACGATTTTGGGGTTTTTACAAAAGTTTCCCACTAATATTCAATTAGATACTAATAAAATTCTCTTGGCGGTTCGTTGGATAGAAAATCTGGTTCAAGCGAATCAAATTATGGTACAAGAGTTGGATAAATTATCAGAAAAAGAAGCGCTTAAAGAACAAATTCTTGATTATTCTACTTTACCCGATATCCGTAAACCTGGACAATGGGGTTATCAGCAACAACGATTAACCCTCCAAGATCCCAGGCGGCAACGAGAATTTTATGTTGATTTATATTATCCTCAACACTGGCCGGAAACTAAAATTCCGATCGTGATTTTTTCTCATGGGTTGGCTTCTCGTCCGGATGATTATGACTCTTTAGCTAAACATTTGGCTTCTTACGGATATTTGGTCGCCCTTCCTCAACATCCAGGGAGTGATTTTTCCCAAGTTCAAGCGATGTTACAGGGTTATTCTAGTGATTTATTTAAATTAAGTGAATTTATCGATCGCCCCAAAGATATTAGTTTTGTATTGGATGAACTCGAACGTCTCAATCAATCTCTGTTTGGGGGACGGCTAAATTTAGAACGGGTGGGGGCTATCGGCCATTCTTTTGGGGGTTATGCCGTATTCGCTTTGGCCGGGGGGCAAATTGATTTTGAAAGTTTACAACGGGAATGCGATCGCACGATTTGGAGTCCGAATCTTTCTCTGTTAATTCAATGTCGAGCTTTAGATTTACCTCGACAGGTTTATGAGTTACGAGATCCTCGAATTAAGGCAGTAGTGGCGGTTAATCCTTTTAATAGCGGTATATTTGGAGCTAAAGGTCTCAGTCAGATTTCTATTCCGGTTTTTATTATCGCTGGAAGTCAAGATCCGGCTGCTCCTTTAGTTCTGGAACAGGGACAAGCTTTTATCTGGCTGATGACCCCACAAAAGTATTTAGGATTGGTTAAAGGACAGGCACATATTAATTTTTCTAAATTAGATGCGGGAACTCAATCTTTAATTAAATCTTTTATTGATCTCACGATTGCCGATCAGCGCTTAATCGATAAGTATGATAATGCGATGATTTTGTCTTTTTTTGAGATTTATTTGCATGATAATCTTGAATATCGTTCTTATCTTCAATCTTCTTATGCTGATTATATTAGTCAAAAACCCTTTGAACTTTATTTGATTAATGCTTCTTCCTCTGCGGATTTAGAATCTATTTTTAAACAGTTTGATTTAGATTTTTAA
- the rplI gene encoding 50S ribosomal protein L9: MAKRVQVVLTKNVNKLGKSGDLVEVAPGYARNYLLPQGIANIATPGILRQVEQRREKERQRLLAERQEAEARKTALQTIGRFVIRKQVGEGEAIFGTVTTQEVADVIKENTSQEIDRRGITLPEISKTGFYKAQVKLHPEVTAEIEIQVAPL; the protein is encoded by the coding sequence ATGGCCAAACGAGTACAAGTTGTCCTGACTAAAAATGTGAATAAATTAGGCAAATCCGGTGATTTAGTAGAAGTTGCACCGGGGTATGCTCGTAATTATTTACTTCCTCAAGGGATAGCCAATATTGCTACCCCTGGCATTCTTAGACAAGTCGAACAAAGAAGAGAAAAAGAACGTCAACGGCTCTTAGCAGAAAGACAAGAAGCAGAAGCTCGCAAAACCGCTTTACAAACCATTGGCCGCTTTGTCATTCGTAAACAGGTTGGGGAAGGCGAAGCGATTTTTGGAACGGTGACGACTCAAGAAGTCGCTGATGTCATCAAAGAAAATACCTCACAAGAAATCGATCGCCGGGGTATTACTTTACCTGAAATCAGCAAAACAGGATTTTATAAAGCCCAAGTTAAACTCCATCCTGAAGTGACGGCTGAAATTGAAATTCAGGTCGCTCCTTTATAG
- a CDS encoding cation diffusion facilitator family transporter, translating to MIQDNRAKVRQVLLITLILNLLVMGLKAGVGIRIGSLSLQADALHSVTDSANNILGLIANRFSSPKPDREHPYGHQKFEAVGALGIAAFLAIACFEIVQGAIERIWKGGTPVEVSGPELWIILIVLGINIFVAYYERRVGKRIGSPILIADAYHTMSDIWITITVMVGLIGIWLGNIWNLSQLQWLDVILAFPVAILVFVSGKEVIKENLPWLVDEMAIPPEKIHKIVMQVPGVINCHDIASRGVVGRQVFMEMHLIVEADDVDTAHQITEEVERRLEQQFSPVRIIIHVEPPDYQAETISYETHQT from the coding sequence GTGATACAAGATAATCGTGCCAAAGTTCGCCAAGTTTTATTAATTACTTTAATCCTCAATCTGTTGGTAATGGGATTAAAAGCCGGAGTCGGAATCAGAATCGGGTCTTTAAGCTTACAAGCGGATGCTCTCCATAGTGTAACTGACAGTGCCAACAATATTCTAGGATTAATTGCTAACCGCTTTTCTTCTCCCAAACCGGATCGAGAACATCCTTATGGACATCAAAAATTTGAGGCAGTTGGTGCTTTAGGAATTGCTGCCTTTTTAGCGATCGCTTGTTTTGAAATTGTGCAAGGAGCAATCGAAAGAATTTGGAAGGGAGGTACACCGGTTGAGGTATCGGGGCCTGAATTATGGATTATTTTAATTGTATTGGGCATTAATATTTTTGTGGCTTATTATGAGCGGCGTGTGGGTAAACGAATTGGGAGTCCTATTCTAATTGCTGATGCTTATCATACTATGAGTGATATTTGGATTACGATTACTGTGATGGTGGGATTAATCGGCATTTGGTTAGGGAATATTTGGAATTTGTCACAACTTCAATGGTTAGATGTAATTTTAGCTTTTCCTGTCGCTATTTTAGTGTTTGTAAGTGGAAAAGAAGTTATTAAGGAAAATTTACCTTGGTTAGTTGATGAAATGGCCATTCCTCCCGAAAAGATTCATAAAATTGTGATGCAAGTTCCGGGGGTAATTAATTGTCATGATATTGCCTCTAGAGGAGTAGTAGGACGACAAGTTTTTATGGAAATGCACTTAATTGTAGAGGCCGACGATGTAGATACTGCTCATCAAATTACTGAAGAGGTAGAAAGACGTTTAGAACAACAGTTTAGTCCTGTGCGGATTATTATTCATGTTGAACCCCCTGATTATCAAGCTGAAACCATTAGTTATGAAACTCATCAAACTTAA
- a CDS encoding PqqD family peptide modification chaperone, whose amino-acid sequence MAYWIMLFKFRSDIKLYKFEDLGIVLDETKETCYILNQTATWLLSMMSEFVTLEDLSTLAKQKYQTETKDNIFFEIQEIMRYLSERNIIEVKFCGD is encoded by the coding sequence TTGGCTTACTGGATTATGCTGTTTAAATTTCGTTCCGACATTAAACTTTATAAATTTGAGGATTTAGGTATAGTCCTTGACGAAACCAAAGAAACTTGTTATATTTTAAACCAAACAGCCACATGGTTGTTGTCAATGATGTCAGAATTTGTGACATTAGAAGACTTATCAACCTTAGCGAAACAAAAATACCAAACAGAGACTAAAGACAATATTTTTTTTGAAATCCAAGAAATCATGAGATATCTTTCCGAAAGAAACATTATAGAAGTCAAATTTTGTGGAGACTAA
- a CDS encoding Gfo/Idh/MocA family protein yields the protein MSVQSSDKLGVAVIGTGFGEKIHIPGFQHHPHTEVVAVYNRDLGKAKAIADSHKIPFAYHSLEKILALKEVDGVSISTPPFLHYEMAKMAIAAGKHILLEKPMNLRAEETKELYHLAAEKGIVVTADFEFRYVPAWQLLAEYLQQDYVGKIRLIKIDWLVASRANPDREWNWYARRDKGGGALGAVGSHAFDYISWLFGSVKRLVAHLSCAIPERPDPGAGGQLKPVDADDTCMILLELENGIPCQLSISSVTYGGRGHWVEIYGEKGTLVLGSDNLKDYVHGFRLLAAPAGKPLSEIEIPKRLAFPQVFTDGRLAPFIRVVDRWVEGIETGKSLVPSLREGVYSQLLMDLTHQSNDNQCWVDVPDLDQFLAS from the coding sequence ATGAGCGTTCAATCATCAGATAAATTGGGTGTTGCCGTTATTGGCACAGGTTTTGGCGAAAAAATTCATATTCCGGGTTTTCAACATCATCCCCACACTGAAGTGGTGGCGGTTTATAATCGAGACTTGGGAAAAGCTAAAGCGATCGCTGATAGTCATAAAATCCCTTTTGCTTATCATTCTCTAGAAAAAATTCTCGCCTTGAAAGAAGTAGACGGAGTGAGCATCTCTACCCCTCCCTTTTTACATTATGAGATGGCTAAAATGGCGATCGCCGCCGGTAAACATATATTACTAGAAAAACCGATGAATCTGCGGGCAGAAGAAACCAAAGAGTTATATCATCTCGCCGCAGAAAAAGGGATAGTTGTCACCGCAGATTTTGAATTTCGTTATGTACCGGCTTGGCAATTATTAGCGGAATATTTGCAACAAGATTATGTCGGCAAAATTCGTCTGATCAAAATCGATTGGTTAGTAGCGAGTCGGGCTAACCCTGACCGGGAATGGAATTGGTACGCTCGTAGAGATAAAGGAGGAGGAGCTTTAGGGGCAGTTGGTTCTCATGCTTTCGATTATATTAGCTGGTTATTTGGCTCAGTGAAGCGGTTGGTGGCTCATTTAAGCTGTGCGATTCCTGAACGTCCCGATCCGGGGGCAGGAGGGCAATTAAAACCCGTCGATGCTGACGATACTTGCATGATCCTGTTAGAGTTAGAAAATGGTATCCCCTGTCAATTGTCGATTAGTTCCGTGACTTATGGGGGAAGAGGACACTGGGTAGAAATTTATGGCGAAAAGGGCACATTAGTTTTAGGAAGCGATAATCTTAAAGATTATGTGCATGGATTTCGTCTTTTGGCAGCCCCCGCCGGTAAACCTTTATCAGAAATAGAAATTCCTAAACGTTTGGCTTTTCCTCAAGTCTTTACTGATGGACGGTTAGCCCCGTTTATCCGAGTCGTCGATCGCTGGGTAGAAGGAATTGAGACAGGTAAATCTTTAGTTCCGTCTTTGCGAGAAGGGGTCTATTCTCAATTATTAATGGATTTAACCCATCAATCTAATGATAATCAATGTTGGGTAGATGTTCCGGATTTAGATCAGTTTTTAGCCTCATAA
- a CDS encoding response regulator, with protein MKILLVEDDPLTRTVLTQTLKDHHYTVDVATDGQTAATLTQVSQYDLLLLDVVLPSLDGISLCQQLRFQGFQEPIILLTARDSSTDQIIGLDAGADDYIVKPVNLETLMARIRALFRRKKNISSSVIHWENLQVNLNNCEVNSHGNSIHLTAKEYSLLELFLMNSQRIFSRRVILEKLWDLADSPGEETVSTHIKCLRQKLKAAGVPDPIETVYGLGYRLRKPSNTSHPSKLLPQTEQNSLETQQKQVHNLTSKVWKKFKGIYSQQLGLLEQAIHDLIEDKLTGELREKATKEAHKLAGSLGIFGLMKSSEIARKIEYIFESNLPLEGNQAQDLLNWLSLLKKEIEKASTHLGATPLVPQKNPLILIIDDDLALAERIRLEALAWNLRVEIATNLQIAREIIIQLSPNIILLDLNFETAREDGFSLLEELGKTRPNLPIVVFTGRESLSDRVKVSRLGAKAFLHKSLPAQEILKTVTNVFKQHLDHSKNRVMIVDDDSAILSQIVDLLTPWGIEVITLKYSHNFWQELTTNNPDLLILDLEIPNFNGLDLCKVVRHDPKWQNLPIIFLSIYNEENIIQQMFLAGADDYLNKTYEPQELVNRILRRLKSKEQLSS; from the coding sequence ATGAAAATTCTACTGGTAGAAGATGATCCTCTAACTAGAACCGTCTTAACTCAAACTCTCAAAGATCATCATTACACGGTTGATGTAGCAACCGACGGACAAACCGCCGCCACCCTGACTCAAGTTTCTCAATACGATTTACTGTTATTGGATGTGGTTTTGCCGTCACTCGATGGCATTAGTTTGTGTCAACAACTGCGTTTTCAAGGATTTCAAGAGCCAATTATTTTATTAACAGCTAGAGATAGTAGTACGGATCAAATTATCGGATTAGATGCCGGAGCAGACGATTATATTGTTAAACCGGTTAATTTAGAAACTTTAATGGCTCGAATTCGGGCTTTATTCCGTCGGAAAAAAAATATTTCATCCTCTGTGATTCATTGGGAAAATTTACAAGTTAATTTAAATAATTGTGAAGTCAATTCTCACGGAAATTCGATTCATTTAACCGCGAAAGAGTATTCATTATTAGAACTTTTTTTAATGAATTCTCAACGGATTTTTAGTCGTCGTGTCATCTTAGAAAAACTCTGGGATCTGGCTGATTCTCCAGGAGAAGAAACCGTCAGCACTCATATTAAATGTTTACGTCAAAAGCTAAAAGCAGCCGGAGTTCCCGATCCCATTGAAACGGTTTATGGACTCGGATATCGCCTCAGAAAACCCTCTAATACCTCTCACCCCTCAAAATTATTACCTCAAACCGAGCAAAACTCCTTAGAAACTCAACAAAAACAAGTCCATAACCTCACCTCTAAAGTTTGGAAAAAGTTTAAAGGAATATATAGTCAACAATTGGGTTTATTAGAGCAAGCTATTCATGACTTAATCGAGGATAAGTTAACGGGAGAACTTCGGGAAAAAGCCACTAAAGAAGCTCATAAATTAGCCGGATCTTTAGGAATTTTTGGCTTAATGAAATCCTCGGAAATTGCACGAAAAATAGAATATATTTTTGAGTCTAATTTACCCTTAGAAGGGAATCAAGCTCAAGATCTTCTCAATTGGTTATCTCTCCTAAAAAAAGAAATAGAAAAAGCTTCTACTCATTTAGGAGCTACTCCCCTTGTCCCTCAGAAAAATCCTTTAATTTTAATTATTGATGATGATTTAGCCTTAGCCGAACGCATTAGATTAGAAGCCTTAGCTTGGAATTTACGAGTAGAAATTGCCACTAATTTACAAATTGCACGGGAAATAATTATTCAACTTTCTCCCAATATTATTCTTTTAGATCTTAATTTTGAAACGGCTAGAGAAGACGGATTTAGTTTGCTTGAAGAACTTGGCAAAACTAGACCAAATCTTCCCATCGTTGTTTTTACTGGGCGAGAAAGTTTAAGCGATCGCGTTAAAGTTTCTCGGTTAGGAGCTAAGGCTTTTTTACATAAATCTTTACCCGCTCAGGAAATTCTAAAAACCGTAACTAATGTGTTCAAGCAACATCTTGATCATTCAAAAAATAGGGTGATGATAGTTGATGATGATTCGGCAATTTTAAGCCAGATTGTTGACCTTTTAACCCCTTGGGGAATAGAGGTTATTACCTTAAAATATTCTCATAATTTTTGGCAGGAATTAACCACTAATAATCCTGATTTATTAATCTTAGATCTAGAAATACCTAACTTTAATGGACTAGATTTATGTAAAGTAGTACGCCACGATCCCAAATGGCAAAATCTACCGATTATTTTTCTGTCAATTTATAATGAAGAAAATATCATTCAGCAAATGTTTTTAGCCGGAGCAGATGATTATCTCAATAAAACCTATGAGCCTCAAGAATTAGTTAACCGTATTCTACGACGATTGAAATCGAAAGAACAGCTTTCAAGCTAA
- a CDS encoding DUF6883 domain-containing protein, protein MGNAGFFLPNSNHENIFVFPEAFYQLLILYIKQSLFNSMKLPYGNQVDQQQIIDKLTTYSLNFDHKEGKHKAGLFKDKLGILLENQEIILTALRQAAINEELIYQTTSEYRNKYVIDFNLTTEVGTSIIRSCWIIRLTEVYPRLITVYQSIKENEEDSSNSTT, encoded by the coding sequence ATGGGTAATGCTGGTTTTTTCCTTCCTAACAGCAATCACGAAAACATTTTTGTCTTTCCCGAAGCGTTCTATCAATTGTTAATATTATACATAAAACAATCGCTTTTCAATTCTATGAAGCTACCTTATGGGAATCAAGTTGACCAGCAACAAATAATCGATAAGCTAACAACTTATTCTTTGAACTTTGACCATAAAGAGGGAAAGCATAAAGCTGGTCTTTTTAAGGACAAATTGGGAATCCTTCTAGAAAATCAGGAAATTATTCTTACGGCTCTGCGCCAAGCAGCAATAAATGAAGAATTAATTTACCAAACAACGAGCGAGTATCGGAATAAATACGTGATTGATTTTAATTTAACAACGGAGGTAGGAACATCTATAATTAGAAGTTGTTGGATTATTCGCCTAACGGAAGTTTATCCAAGGCTGATAACGGTTTATCAATCGATTAAGGAGAATGAGGAAGATAGCTCAAATTCAACTACATGA
- a CDS encoding phosphoadenylyl-sulfate reductase, giving the protein MPQSHIADALTERLEAGTDHDSNQFSTDKQPVPSLHQPSKPLGKSEITSPHLDLQAVNEQLHQASAEQVVQWANQTFGDGLVMSTSFGIQAAVMLHLVTQVIPNIPVIWVDTGYLPPETYRFAEQLTERLHLNLHVYQSSISPARMEALYGRLWDQKDVEALNRYDKIRKVEPMQRALQDLKATAWLAGLRQDQTDHRKTLQRVTRQNQYYKAHPILSWNSRDVYQYLTAHDLPYHPFFDLGYVTVGDWHSSRPLTAEDDNERDTRFHGLKQECGIHLSMTPAEAQSLDSSTL; this is encoded by the coding sequence ATGCCACAATCACATATAGCAGACGCTCTCACAGAACGCCTAGAAGCTGGTACTGACCATGATTCTAATCAATTCTCCACAGATAAGCAACCCGTGCCATCTCTTCATCAGCCGTCAAAACCCCTAGGCAAAAGCGAAATAACTTCCCCTCATTTAGATTTACAAGCGGTTAACGAACAACTCCATCAGGCGAGTGCCGAACAAGTTGTACAGTGGGCTAATCAAACCTTTGGGGATGGTTTAGTCATGAGTACCAGTTTTGGCATTCAAGCCGCCGTCATGTTACATTTGGTAACTCAAGTTATTCCCAATATTCCCGTGATTTGGGTTGATACTGGCTATTTACCCCCAGAAACTTATCGTTTTGCTGAACAATTAACTGAACGGTTGCATCTCAATCTTCATGTTTATCAATCTTCCATCAGTCCGGCTCGGATGGAAGCGCTCTATGGCAGACTTTGGGATCAAAAGGATGTAGAAGCGCTCAATCGTTATGATAAAATCCGTAAAGTTGAACCGATGCAACGAGCTTTACAAGATTTAAAAGCTACGGCTTGGTTAGCCGGACTGCGTCAAGACCAGACCGATCACCGCAAAACCTTACAACGAGTGACTCGACAAAATCAATATTATAAAGCGCATCCGATCCTAAGTTGGAACTCTAGAGATGTCTATCAATATTTAACCGCTCACGATCTCCCTTATCATCCTTTCTTTGATTTAGGTTATGTGACGGTAGGAGATTGGCATTCTAGTCGTCCTCTAACGGCAGAAGATGACAATGAGAGAGATACTCGCTTTCATGGACTTAAACAAGAGTGTGGCATTCATTTATCGATGACTCCCGCAGAAGCCCAAAGTTTAGATTCTAGTACCTTGTAA
- a CDS encoding DUF4926 domain-containing protein, with protein MRKIAQIQLHDTVALIEDTKTQRFMAEQEIILRRGQVGTVVEKYKDGEAF; from the coding sequence ATGAGGAAGATAGCTCAAATTCAACTACATGATACGGTTGCCCTGATTGAAGATACAAAAACTCAACGATTCATGGCCGAACAAGAAATTATCTTGCGTCGGGGACAAGTAGGAACGGTTGTTGAAAAATATAAAGATGGAGAAGCATTTTAA